In the Paenibacillus sp. FSL H7-0357 genome, one interval contains:
- a CDS encoding YaaR family protein yields the protein MKINPGYRPLKSELPTNEEGRRPIQQKSFTDVFHQQGEQKTIDELNRQIKDIQQQGDRLSKSMTVRELAIYRNMIKKFLEETARRGVILKDTKGWDRRGRSKRYKLLEEIDAALLNLADDLLESEHGRIDLLGRVGEIRGMLINLAF from the coding sequence TTGAAAATCAATCCGGGCTACAGGCCCCTAAAAAGCGAGCTGCCGACTAACGAAGAAGGTAGAAGGCCCATTCAGCAAAAATCATTCACTGATGTATTCCATCAGCAGGGTGAGCAGAAAACGATAGATGAGCTTAACCGCCAGATTAAAGATATCCAGCAGCAGGGCGATCGGTTATCCAAATCCATGACGGTCCGCGAGCTGGCGATTTACCGCAATATGATCAAAAAGTTTCTGGAGGAGACTGCGCGCCGCGGAGTCATTCTGAAGGATACGAAGGGCTGGGACCGTCGCGGCAGGAGTAAAAGGTATAAACTGCTGGAGGAGATCGATGCCGCGCTGCTGAACTTGGCGGATGACTTGCTGGAAAGTGAGCATGGCCGTATTGATCTGCTGGGACGGGTTGGAGAGATCCGCGGAATGCTGATTAATCTTGCTTTTTAA
- a CDS encoding cyclic-di-AMP receptor: MNLIIAIIQDKDSNRLSSELVKANFRATKLASTGGFLRAGNTTFMIGVDDTQVDAVLSVIRNSCKVREQLVTPVTPMSGTTDSYLPLPVEVQVGGATVFVLPVDRFEHY; encoded by the coding sequence ATGAATTTAATCATCGCAATTATCCAGGATAAAGACAGTAACCGGTTGTCCAGTGAGCTGGTCAAGGCAAACTTCCGTGCAACCAAGCTGGCCAGTACAGGCGGATTTCTGCGCGCAGGGAATACCACATTTATGATTGGTGTAGACGATACTCAGGTAGATGCTGTACTTAGTGTTATCCGCAATAGCTGCAAAGTGCGTGAGCAGCTTGTTACTCCGGTAACTCCTATGAGCGGTACGACGGATTCATATTTACCACTTCCTGTAGAGGTACAGGTAGGCGGAGCAACAGTATTCGTGCTTCCTGTTGATCGTTTTGAGCATTATTGA